From one Polyangia bacterium genomic stretch:
- a CDS encoding pitrilysin family protein, translated as MVTPTQMQAPPAVGPLPPLRTPVLETFALSNGLQVVVIPRHAAPIVSLTLMFRAGSDAEAPGLTGLASLTAEMLDEGAGDRSALDLAADLEQLGADLWLGAGRDGSQLNLQVPRKGFEPTLAIAADVLLRPRLGAADWERVQHDRLTALGQRRDQPEAVANIVADRVLYSDNHPYGQSSEGRESTVQRITLDDIARFHAAHWRCNQASLIVAGDVDPVALPAQLERAFGAWTGGPIPALALAGGARQPPRLVLVDRPDAPQSVIRLVAPGQPRLSPDRTALRMVNAILGGSFTSRLNFNLREQKGYTYGASSGFNFMRHAGAFSARASVFTDVTAASVTEFLNELRGIGERPITADELIKARATLLGRAAEALSTTGGLAATFGEISLYDLPLDEPGRFVAQMDQQDAASLQALAARHIDADRMGIVIVGNRSAIEPGLRALGLPAPELRDADGDPL; from the coding sequence ATGGTCACGCCGACGCAAATGCAGGCGCCGCCCGCGGTGGGACCGCTGCCGCCGCTGCGCACGCCGGTGCTGGAGACGTTCGCGCTGTCGAACGGCTTGCAGGTGGTGGTGATTCCGCGCCACGCGGCGCCCATCGTTTCGCTGACGCTGATGTTTCGCGCCGGCTCCGACGCCGAGGCGCCGGGATTGACCGGCCTCGCCTCGCTGACCGCCGAGATGCTGGACGAAGGGGCCGGCGATCGCAGCGCGCTGGATCTGGCGGCCGATCTGGAACAGCTGGGCGCCGACCTGTGGCTCGGCGCCGGTCGCGACGGTTCACAGCTGAATCTACAGGTGCCGCGCAAGGGTTTTGAACCGACGCTGGCCATCGCCGCCGACGTGCTGTTGCGGCCGCGCCTCGGCGCCGCCGATTGGGAGCGCGTCCAGCACGATCGCCTCACCGCGCTGGGACAGCGGCGCGATCAACCCGAAGCGGTGGCCAACATCGTCGCCGACCGGGTCTTGTACAGCGACAATCATCCCTACGGCCAATCGTCGGAAGGGCGCGAGTCAACCGTCCAGCGAATCACCCTCGACGACATCGCGCGCTTTCACGCTGCGCACTGGCGTTGCAACCAGGCGTCGTTGATCGTGGCCGGCGACGTCGATCCGGTGGCGCTGCCCGCCCAGCTTGAACGCGCGTTCGGCGCCTGGACCGGCGGTCCCATTCCGGCCCTGGCGCTGGCCGGGGGCGCCCGGCAGCCGCCGCGTTTGGTGCTGGTGGATCGTCCGGACGCTCCGCAAAGCGTGATTCGTCTGGTGGCGCCCGGGCAGCCGCGCCTGTCGCCTGACCGGACCGCCTTGCGCATGGTCAACGCCATCCTGGGCGGCAGCTTCACCAGCCGGTTGAACTTCAATCTGCGCGAGCAGAAGGGTTACACCTACGGCGCCAGCTCGGGTTTCAATTTCATGCGCCACGCCGGCGCATTCTCGGCGCGCGCCTCCGTCTTCACCGACGTCACGGCCGCCTCGGTGACGGAGTTCTTGAACGAGCTGCGCGGCATTGGCGAACGGCCGATCACCGCCGACGAATTGATCAAGGCGCGCGCCACGCTGCTCGGCCGGGCGGCCGAAGCGCTGTCCACCACCGGCGGTCTGGCCGCCACCTTCGGCGAGATCAGCCTTTACGATCTGCCGCTCGACGAGCCGGGCCGTTTCGTCGCCCAGATGGACCAGCAAGACGCCGCCAGCCTGCAGGCGCTGGCCGCCCGTCACATCGACGCCGATCGGATGGGCATCGTCATCGTCGGCAACCGGTCGGCCATCGAACCCGGATTGCGCGCGCTCGGCTTGCCGGCACCCGAGCTGCGCGACGCCGACGGCGATCCGCTCTGA
- a CDS encoding pitrilysin family protein, translating into MPNGLTVILHEDHTSPLVVVDLWYHVGSKDEDPGRTGFAHLFEHLMFMGSKNAPYPSFDAVMEMWGGHNNGTTSNDRTNYYEVGPKNLLETFLWLEADRMATLAEVITDDELNRQRKVVQNERRQSYENRPYGRAELVIPEVMYPAQHPYHWPTIGSHEDLEAASVADVQAFFERFYRPSNASLVIGGDFDPKAARAMVDRYFGWQDNRPVPRRATAAPAVLAENHAVTETDRVQLPRLRLCWHSPALYAPGDADLDMAAHILGGGKSSRLYKTLVFDRRLAQDAFAYQGSQMLGSLFQIGVTAKPGLTLDDMQRAVDEELDRLVSHGPTAEELERARNSHLADFFKGLDHLQTRADLLNHYEHLLGDPGACQQDIGRYEAATVASVRDALAKVAAGRRLDLRVLPGAAGGDLPEDDQAGAS; encoded by the coding sequence TTGCCTAACGGCCTGACCGTCATCCTCCACGAGGATCACACCAGCCCTCTGGTGGTGGTCGATCTTTGGTACCACGTCGGGTCCAAGGACGAAGATCCGGGCCGCACCGGCTTCGCCCACCTGTTCGAACACCTGATGTTCATGGGTTCGAAGAACGCGCCCTATCCCTCGTTCGACGCGGTGATGGAGATGTGGGGCGGCCATAACAACGGCACCACCAGCAACGACCGCACGAACTATTACGAGGTCGGCCCGAAGAATCTTCTCGAGACCTTCCTGTGGCTGGAGGCCGATCGCATGGCCACCCTGGCCGAGGTGATCACCGACGACGAGCTGAACCGCCAGCGCAAGGTGGTGCAGAACGAACGCCGGCAATCGTACGAGAACCGCCCCTACGGCCGCGCCGAGCTGGTGATTCCCGAGGTGATGTACCCCGCCCAGCACCCGTACCACTGGCCGACCATCGGTTCGCACGAAGACCTGGAGGCGGCCAGCGTGGCCGACGTGCAGGCGTTCTTCGAACGGTTCTATCGCCCGTCGAACGCCAGCCTGGTCATCGGCGGTGACTTCGATCCGAAGGCGGCGCGCGCGATGGTCGACCGCTATTTCGGCTGGCAGGACAACCGCCCGGTCCCGCGCCGGGCGACGGCGGCGCCGGCCGTGCTGGCCGAGAATCACGCGGTCACCGAGACCGATCGCGTGCAGCTGCCGCGCCTGCGCCTGTGCTGGCACTCCCCGGCGCTGTATGCACCCGGCGACGCCGATCTGGATATGGCGGCGCACATTCTGGGCGGCGGAAAATCCAGCCGCCTTTACAAGACGCTGGTGTTCGACCGGCGCCTGGCCCAGGACGCCTTTGCCTACCAAGGCTCGCAGATGCTGGGCAGCCTGTTCCAGATCGGCGTCACCGCCAAACCCGGTTTGACCCTGGACGACATGCAACGCGCCGTCGACGAAGAGCTGGATCGGTTGGTCTCGCACGGGCCGACCGCTGAAGAGCTGGAGCGCGCCCGCAACAGCCACCTGGCGGATTTTTTCAAGGGCCTCGATCACCTGCAGACGCGGGCTGATCTGCTGAACCACTACGAACACCTGCTGGGCGATCCCGGCGCTTGCCAGCAGGACATCGGTCGCTATGAAGCGGCCACCGTCGCTTCCGTGCGCGACGCCCTGGCCAAGGTCGCCGCTGGCCGGCGCCTGGATCTGCGCGTGCTCCCCGGGGCAGCCGGCGGCGATTTGCCCGAAGACGATCAGGCGGGAGCCTCGTGA
- a CDS encoding nitrate ABC transporter ATP-binding protein (This model describes the ATP binding subunits of ATP-binding cassette (ABC) transporters for nitrate transport, or for bicarbonate transport, in bacteria and archaea.) → MIPDADNPLIQKYLEISYLTKTFATPKGPVAVVREFNLVIKKGEFVSLIGHSGCGKSTVLAIVAGLSDSTEGGVLIENREITGPGPDRGVVFQAPCLLPWMTAFDNVLLGVEQAMPNASRADQRALVTETLELVGLGDALLKKPTEMSGGMQQRVGIARAFALRPKVLLLDEPFGMLDALTRYELQQALIDLWSRHRTTALMVTHDVDEALFLSDRVAMMTNGPEARIGRIMDVPFARPRERTAVIEHPDYYARREDLIAFLEEYAHGAGRPADAAATAADAA, encoded by the coding sequence TTGATCCCCGATGCGGACAACCCGCTGATTCAGAAGTACCTGGAGATCTCGTACCTGACGAAGACCTTCGCCACGCCGAAGGGCCCCGTGGCGGTGGTGCGGGAATTCAACCTGGTCATCAAAAAAGGCGAGTTCGTCTCGTTGATTGGTCATTCCGGCTGCGGCAAATCGACGGTGCTGGCGATCGTGGCCGGACTTTCCGATAGCACCGAGGGCGGCGTGTTGATCGAGAATCGGGAGATCACCGGCCCGGGCCCCGATCGCGGCGTGGTTTTTCAGGCGCCTTGCCTGCTGCCCTGGATGACCGCCTTCGACAACGTGCTTTTGGGCGTCGAGCAGGCGATGCCGAACGCCAGCCGCGCCGACCAGCGCGCGCTGGTGACGGAGACGCTGGAGCTGGTGGGCCTGGGCGATGCCCTGCTCAAGAAGCCCACCGAAATGTCGGGCGGCATGCAGCAGCGGGTGGGGATCGCCCGCGCCTTCGCCCTGCGGCCCAAGGTGCTGCTGCTGGACGAACCGTTCGGGATGCTGGACGCGCTCACGCGCTATGAACTGCAGCAGGCGTTGATCGATCTGTGGTCGCGGCACCGGACCACCGCCCTGATGGTCACCCACGACGTCGATGAGGCGCTGTTTCTCTCTGACCGCGTCGCGATGATGACCAACGGGCCCGAGGCGCGCATCGGGCGCATCATGGACGTGCCTTTCGCCCGCCCGCGCGAACGAACCGCGGTGATCGAGCACCCGGACTATTACGCCCGCCGCGAGGATCTCATCGCGTTTCTCGAGGAGTACGCCCACGGCGCCGGACGACCTGCCGACGCCGCGGCGACCGCTGCTGACGCCGCCTGA
- a CDS encoding ABC transporter ATP-binding protein, with the protein MAFLELRGISKGYGPSASAQRTEVLRDINLKVDEGEFVAIVGYSGAGKTTLISLLAGLLPPDAGTLLLDGKPITGPGPDRGVVFQSYALLPWMTAFENIFLAVEPLFPKLSLAEKRAHAQRYLEMVNLGPARDKRPSELSGGMRQRVSLARALAMNPRVLLMDEPLSALDALTRATLQGEIERIWAQDKKTVVMITNDVDEGILLADRIVPLSAGPAATFGPEIRVDLSRPRDRKALNRDPRFARLRNQVIEYLLGPGGRKRPAAPIVEPVVAPAKPQADPTPLDRAAADEGAAA; encoded by the coding sequence GTGGCTTTTCTCGAACTTCGCGGCATCAGCAAGGGCTACGGGCCTTCCGCCTCCGCCCAGCGCACCGAAGTCCTGCGCGACATCAACCTCAAGGTCGACGAAGGCGAGTTCGTGGCCATCGTCGGATATTCGGGCGCGGGCAAGACGACGTTGATCTCGCTGCTGGCCGGTCTGCTGCCGCCCGACGCCGGCACGCTGCTGCTGGACGGAAAACCGATCACCGGTCCGGGGCCGGATCGCGGCGTGGTCTTTCAATCCTACGCGCTGCTGCCGTGGATGACGGCCTTCGAAAATATTTTCCTCGCCGTCGAACCGCTGTTTCCGAAGCTGTCGCTGGCGGAAAAACGCGCCCATGCCCAGCGTTATCTGGAGATGGTGAATCTGGGACCGGCGCGCGACAAACGGCCCAGCGAATTGTCGGGCGGCATGCGCCAGCGGGTTTCGTTGGCCCGCGCGCTGGCCATGAACCCGCGCGTCCTGCTGATGGATGAACCGCTGTCGGCGCTGGACGCGCTGACCCGGGCGACGCTGCAAGGCGAGATCGAACGCATCTGGGCCCAGGACAAGAAGACCGTCGTGATGATCACCAACGACGTCGACGAAGGGATCTTGCTGGCCGATCGGATCGTCCCGCTGTCGGCGGGGCCGGCGGCGACCTTCGGCCCGGAGATTCGCGTCGACCTTTCACGGCCGCGCGATCGCAAGGCGCTGAACCGTGACCCGCGCTTTGCGCGCCTTCGCAATCAAGTGATCGAATATTTGCTGGGACCGGGCGGCCGCAAGCGCCCGGCCGCGCCGATCGTTGAGCCGGTGGTCGCGCCAGCCAAGCCGCAAGCTGATCCGACGCCGCTTGATCGCGCCGCCGCCGACGAGGGAGCCGCCGCTTGA
- the ntrB gene encoding nitrate ABC transporter permease, translating to MTTSATGKPRSIPFSSLLLPLFGIGMVVALWAISSATWSTNLPSPAKTWQVSKPFIMAPFEKRGELDQGIARFAWYSLWLVAQGYALAILVGTPIGFLLGRSKLFAKSFDPLIQILRPVSPLAWLPLGLVLFQKSQPAALFTIAICAMWPTVLNTAMGVRAIPQDYLNVARVLQLSPSKTFFKILLPAALPSMFTGYRLSLGIAWLVIVAVEMLTGSPGIGGFLWQEYNSLIYEHIILCIVTIGVVGFALDRMMSLVERRLRAA from the coding sequence ATGACAACTTCCGCAACAGGCAAGCCGCGATCGATCCCGTTTTCGTCGCTGCTGCTGCCGCTTTTCGGCATCGGGATGGTGGTTGCCCTGTGGGCCATCTCCAGCGCGACGTGGTCGACGAATCTGCCGTCACCGGCGAAGACCTGGCAGGTCAGCAAGCCGTTCATCATGGCGCCCTTCGAAAAGCGCGGCGAACTGGACCAGGGCATCGCCCGCTTCGCCTGGTATTCGTTGTGGCTGGTGGCGCAGGGCTATGCGCTGGCCATTCTGGTTGGAACGCCGATCGGCTTTCTGCTCGGCCGATCAAAGCTGTTCGCCAAGAGCTTTGATCCGCTGATTCAGATCCTGCGCCCGGTGTCGCCGCTGGCCTGGTTGCCTCTCGGCCTGGTGCTGTTTCAAAAATCACAGCCGGCGGCTTTGTTCACCATCGCCATCTGCGCGATGTGGCCGACGGTCTTGAACACCGCGATGGGCGTGCGGGCCATTCCGCAGGATTATTTGAACGTGGCGCGGGTGCTGCAATTGTCGCCCAGCAAGACGTTCTTCAAGATCTTGCTGCCGGCGGCGCTGCCGTCGATGTTCACCGGCTATCGCTTGAGCCTGGGGATCGCCTGGCTGGTGATCGTCGCCGTCGAGATGCTGACCGGCAGCCCGGGCATCGGCGGCTTCCTGTGGCAGGAGTACAACAGCCTCATCTACGAACACATCATCCTCTGCATCGTCACCATCGGCGTCGTGGGCTTTGCCCTGGATCGCATGATGAGCCTGGTCGAGCGGCGTTTGCGGGCGGCCTAG
- a CDS encoding CmpA/NrtA family ABC transporter substrate-binding protein, whose translation MVERRDKGRLARAGGRLSRRDFVKIGAAGLAVPALLHSRLSWASDAPETADLKFGIIALTDCSPIVIAHEKGLFKKYGINSTVSKGASWAAIRDALSNGDIQGTHMLIGMPIASTMGLLGSPKKPMVIPWLMSRNGQSISLRAELKGKVRADPKALKPFVMDAKAKGQPMTFAMTFPPGTHAMWLRYWLGAGGVNPDKDVGLVVIPPAQMVANMKVGKMDGFCVGEPWNARTITDGIGFTAINSQDIWKDHPEKVCAFTAEFADKNPKTVKAVCKALNEASVWLDDMKNRPEQAQIVSRATYINCPPETILGRLQGHYDFGDGRKKEDPNYMIFSSRNCNYPQPKYAVWWLTQFRRWGMVPSPPDYHGVAKEVMRGDIYEEAMKEIGYKHGGHNDKPETLFDGAVFDPAHPEKFAAGFEIHNLKA comes from the coding sequence ATGGTCGAACGAAGGGACAAGGGACGATTGGCAAGGGCGGGCGGCAGACTGTCGCGCCGCGATTTCGTGAAGATTGGGGCGGCGGGGCTGGCGGTTCCGGCGCTGCTGCACAGCCGCCTCAGCTGGGCCAGCGACGCGCCCGAGACGGCGGATCTGAAGTTCGGGATCATCGCCCTGACCGATTGTTCGCCCATCGTCATCGCCCACGAAAAGGGGTTGTTCAAGAAGTACGGCATCAACTCGACGGTCAGCAAAGGGGCCAGCTGGGCGGCCATCCGGGACGCGCTGTCGAACGGCGACATCCAGGGCACGCACATGCTGATCGGGATGCCCATCGCGTCGACTATGGGTCTGCTTGGTTCGCCGAAAAAGCCGATGGTCATTCCCTGGTTGATGAGCCGCAACGGCCAGTCGATCTCGCTGCGGGCCGAGCTGAAAGGAAAGGTGCGGGCCGATCCCAAGGCGCTGAAGCCGTTCGTGATGGACGCCAAGGCCAAGGGCCAGCCGATGACGTTCGCCATGACCTTCCCGCCCGGCACGCACGCCATGTGGTTGCGTTACTGGCTGGGCGCGGGCGGCGTCAACCCGGACAAGGACGTGGGCCTGGTGGTCATTCCACCGGCGCAGATGGTGGCCAACATGAAGGTCGGCAAGATGGATGGCTTCTGCGTGGGCGAGCCGTGGAACGCCCGCACCATCACCGACGGCATCGGCTTCACCGCCATCAACAGCCAGGACATCTGGAAAGACCATCCGGAGAAGGTCTGCGCCTTCACCGCCGAGTTCGCCGACAAGAACCCGAAGACGGTCAAGGCGGTGTGCAAGGCGCTGAACGAGGCCAGCGTTTGGTTGGACGACATGAAGAACCGACCCGAACAGGCACAGATCGTCTCGCGCGCCACGTACATCAACTGTCCGCCCGAGACGATCCTGGGCCGCCTGCAGGGGCATTACGACTTTGGCGACGGGCGCAAGAAGGAAGATCCGAACTACATGATCTTCTCGTCGCGCAACTGCAATTACCCGCAGCCCAAGTACGCGGTGTGGTGGCTGACGCAGTTCCGCCGCTGGGGCATGGTGCCGTCGCCGCCCGACTACCACGGCGTGGCCAAAGAGGTCATGCGCGGCGACATCTACGAAGAAGCGATGAAAGAGATCGGCTACAAGCACGGCGGCCACAACGACAAGCCAGAGACGCTGTTCGACGGCGCGGTGTTCGATCCGGCCCACCCGGAGAAATTCGCCGCCGGTTTCGAGATCCACAACCTCAAGGCGTAG
- a CDS encoding GDP-L-fucose synthase produces MAGFWQDKRVVVTGGAGFLGRFVVERLQAGGATVVVPRSREYDLVDRAAGARLLRDARPDVVIHLAAQVGGIGANRDNPGRFLFENLMMGTQLFEECRLAKIPKLIATGTICAYPKFAPIPFKEDDIWNGYPEETNAPYGLAKKMMLAQSQAYRDQYGMNSVVVFPVNLYGPRDNFDLQSSHVIPAMIRKFVSARAAGQREVALWGDGTPTREFLYVEDAAEGILLAAERYDSSDPVNLGSGEEISIRDLATLIARATGFEGKFVWDTSKPNGQPRRRLDVSRAKERFGFVARTPFSVGIPKTVAFYQDHRAEIDGR; encoded by the coding sequence ATGGCTGGATTCTGGCAGGACAAGCGGGTGGTCGTGACCGGCGGCGCGGGTTTTCTCGGCCGCTTTGTCGTCGAGCGGTTGCAGGCGGGCGGGGCCACCGTGGTGGTGCCGCGTTCGCGCGAATATGACCTGGTCGATCGCGCTGCCGGCGCGCGTCTGCTGCGCGACGCCCGACCCGACGTGGTCATTCACCTGGCCGCGCAGGTCGGCGGAATCGGCGCCAACCGCGACAACCCCGGCCGGTTCTTGTTCGAGAACCTGATGATGGGCACGCAGCTTTTCGAGGAATGCCGGCTGGCCAAGATTCCCAAGCTGATCGCCACCGGCACCATCTGCGCGTATCCAAAGTTCGCGCCCATTCCTTTCAAGGAAGACGACATCTGGAACGGCTATCCCGAAGAAACCAACGCGCCCTACGGACTGGCCAAAAAAATGATGCTGGCCCAGTCGCAGGCCTATCGCGACCAGTACGGCATGAACAGCGTGGTGGTTTTTCCGGTGAATTTGTACGGGCCGCGCGACAACTTTGATTTGCAGTCGTCGCACGTCATCCCGGCCATGATTCGCAAGTTCGTGTCGGCGCGCGCCGCCGGGCAGCGCGAGGTGGCGCTGTGGGGTGACGGCACGCCGACCCGCGAGTTCCTCTATGTCGAGGACGCCGCCGAGGGGATCCTGCTGGCCGCCGAGCGCTATGACTCCAGCGATCCGGTGAATCTGGGCAGCGGCGAGGAGATCTCGATTCGCGATCTGGCCACGCTGATCGCGCGCGCCACCGGCTTTGAAGGAAAATTCGTCTGGGACACCAGCAAGCCCAACGGCCAGCCGCGGCGCCGCCTGGACGTCAGCCGGGCCAAAGAACGGTTTGGCTTCGTGGCCCGCACGCCGTTTTCCGTCGGCATCCCCAAGACGGTGGCGTTCTATCAAGATCACCGCGCCGAAATCGACGGCCGCTGA
- a CDS encoding polysaccharide deacetylase family protein yields the protein MIRSVSGRVFVASCFALAAGACSSSPGNSSGSGGAGSGGATGSGSGGAGTGGAGAGSGGSTGSGGAAATGGSTGSGGAVTDAGSDTSSTDAGSDTSATDSGMPATAAFKLGTVATWHGNATAAYSIIHDDICWDSVGGALAIAEPAQTSRGIHGGYGVITSACDDAKWAQVKKVIADGHDVFNHSTDHPCMTNDKNLAGACDPAAPLSTDFMTEIDNSTTTLKTKLGIPIQFFIFPYDVCDPAAIARLKSLNYLGARCGTDVPTTNTANFPDTFKLNFDVWGPAYSTYITDPRCAGVVQYMSTPAMSPVACRQLILQKLVDDTIAAKGWGIREVHGFVGDPDVWEALPPDEYMAHLDYVKMKMDAGQLWAEGPTPVLRYRWARQYCTMPTLTGSTLKFGTQPANCLTYDTVLSYLVTTTDGSDPTTLKVQQGGKTLPVRRLAKGSYAVDADPTKGDATIVQ from the coding sequence GTGATTCGATCTGTTTCGGGCCGGGTATTTGTGGCGTCGTGTTTTGCCCTGGCGGCGGGGGCGTGTTCGTCGTCGCCCGGCAATTCGTCTGGCAGCGGCGGCGCCGGCTCGGGCGGCGCGACCGGCAGCGGCAGCGGCGGCGCGGGGACAGGCGGCGCCGGCGCCGGTAGCGGCGGCTCGACCGGCTCGGGCGGCGCGGCGGCGACGGGCGGCAGCACCGGCTCGGGCGGCGCGGTCACCGACGCCGGCAGCGACACCAGCAGCACTGACGCCGGCAGCGACACCAGCGCCACCGACAGCGGCATGCCCGCCACCGCGGCCTTCAAGCTGGGCACCGTGGCCACCTGGCATGGCAACGCCACCGCCGCGTACAGCATCATCCACGACGACATCTGCTGGGACAGCGTGGGTGGCGCCTTGGCCATCGCCGAGCCCGCCCAAACGTCGCGCGGCATCCACGGCGGCTACGGCGTCATCACCAGCGCCTGCGACGACGCCAAATGGGCCCAAGTGAAAAAGGTCATCGCCGACGGCCACGACGTATTCAACCATTCGACTGACCATCCGTGCATGACCAACGACAAGAACTTGGCTGGGGCCTGCGATCCGGCTGCGCCACTGTCGACGGACTTCATGACCGAAATCGACAATTCGACGACAACGTTGAAAACCAAGCTGGGCATCCCCATCCAATTCTTCATCTTCCCCTACGACGTCTGCGATCCGGCGGCCATCGCCCGCCTCAAGAGCTTGAACTATCTCGGCGCTCGCTGCGGCACTGATGTCCCCACCACCAACACCGCCAACTTTCCTGACACCTTCAAGTTGAACTTCGACGTGTGGGGCCCGGCGTATTCGACGTACATCACGGATCCCAGGTGCGCTGGCGTCGTGCAGTACATGAGCACGCCAGCCATGTCACCCGTCGCCTGCCGCCAACTGATTCTGCAAAAGCTGGTCGACGATACCATCGCCGCCAAGGGGTGGGGCATCCGCGAGGTGCATGGGTTCGTCGGCGATCCCGACGTCTGGGAGGCGTTGCCACCGGACGAATACATGGCCCACCTTGATTACGTGAAGATGAAGATGGACGCCGGCCAGCTGTGGGCGGAGGGACCGACGCCGGTCCTGCGCTATCGCTGGGCGCGCCAGTACTGCACGATGCCGACGCTGACCGGCAGTACGCTGAAGTTCGGAACTCAACCGGCGAACTGCCTGACCTACGACACTGTGCTGTCGTATCTCGTCACCACCACCGACGGCAGCGACCCGACGACTCTGAAGGTGCAGCAAGGCGGCAAGACCTTGCCCGTCCGTCGCCTGGCCAAGGGCAGCTACGCCGTTGACGCCGATCCCACCAAGGGCGACGCGACCATCGTACAATAA
- a CDS encoding YceI family protein: MSATNVSNPSSASKPVAPGGEAIWDIDTAHSAAHFKVRHLMVSYVRGTLGPVSGTVTLDEKDLTRSRVDVRIDARAIETRDAKRDEHLRSADFLDVANHPTVTFVSRQVRKENDGSLQVAGDLTIRSTTKPVTLTVEALEAPVADPWGNTKRGVNARTTINRKDWGLEWNVGLEAGGVLVGEQVAIEIEVELARRKA; encoded by the coding sequence ATGTCTGCTACCAACGTCTCGAACCCGTCATCCGCCTCGAAACCGGTCGCGCCCGGCGGCGAAGCGATTTGGGATATCGATACCGCCCACTCGGCGGCGCACTTCAAAGTTCGTCACCTGATGGTTTCGTACGTGCGCGGAACCCTGGGCCCGGTGTCGGGCACGGTCACGTTGGATGAAAAAGACCTGACGCGTTCACGGGTGGACGTTCGTATCGACGCCCGGGCCATCGAGACCCGCGACGCCAAGCGCGACGAGCACCTGCGCAGCGCCGACTTTCTGGACGTCGCCAATCATCCGACGGTCACGTTCGTCTCCCGTCAGGTGCGCAAGGAGAACGACGGCAGCCTGCAGGTGGCGGGTGACCTGACCATTCGCAGCACCACCAAGCCGGTCACGCTGACCGTCGAAGCGCTGGAAGCCCCGGTGGCCGATCCGTGGGGCAACACCAAGCGCGGCGTCAACGCCCGCACCACCATCAACCGCAAGGACTGGGGCCTGGAATGGAACGTGGGCCTGGAAGCGGGCGGCGTGCTGGTCGGCGAGCAGGTGGCCATCGAGATCGAGGTGGAGCTGGCGCGCCGCAAAGCATAG
- a CDS encoding LysR family transcriptional regulator — protein MANSAGLNLNLLVVLDALLAERHVSRAGKRLGLSQPAVSNALAQLRGRLGDPLLIRTAGGMMPTARALAMIGPLREALTTLEAALGGGPTFDPASVQQTFVVAATDFVEFVLLPKLLARLAREAPGVQLQIRPWPYHRTPPALENGEADLWLGFYADVPPNHRDQKLFHDEFVCIVRRHHPEVGKRLTLKTYLRLKHILVTAESGSAGVADVALAARGLSRHVGLRMTHFLMVPPVVATTDFIAAISRRVAETAARQYPLRLLPPPLPLPRGTVGQVWHERTHTSPAHAWLRGVIAHLARDI, from the coding sequence ATGGCAAATAGCGCCGGACTGAACCTGAACCTCCTGGTGGTGCTGGATGCACTCTTGGCCGAGCGTCACGTCAGTCGGGCGGGCAAACGCCTGGGGCTATCGCAGCCGGCGGTCAGCAATGCCCTGGCGCAATTGCGCGGGCGCCTGGGCGATCCCCTGCTGATACGCACCGCCGGCGGCATGATGCCGACGGCCCGGGCGCTGGCCATGATCGGTCCCTTGCGGGAAGCGCTGACCACGCTTGAGGCGGCGCTCGGCGGCGGCCCGACATTTGATCCAGCGAGTGTCCAGCAGACCTTCGTCGTGGCCGCCACCGACTTCGTCGAGTTCGTGCTGCTGCCCAAATTGCTGGCCCGGCTGGCGCGCGAGGCGCCGGGCGTGCAACTGCAGATCCGTCCCTGGCCGTATCACCGCACACCGCCCGCGCTGGAAAACGGGGAGGCGGATCTGTGGCTTGGTTTTTATGCGGACGTGCCGCCGAATCACCGCGATCAGAAGCTGTTCCACGACGAATTCGTCTGCATCGTGCGCCGCCACCATCCCGAGGTGGGCAAACGCCTGACGCTGAAGACGTACCTTCGCCTCAAGCACATCCTGGTCACCGCCGAATCGGGCAGCGCCGGCGTCGCCGACGTGGCGCTGGCGGCGCGCGGCCTCAGCCGGCACGTCGGTCTGCGCATGACGCATTTCTTGATGGTGCCGCCGGTGGTGGCCACCACCGACTTCATCGCCGCCATCAGCCGCCGCGTGGCCGAGACCGCCGCCCGCCAGTACCCGCTCCGTTTGCTGCCGCCGCCGCTGCCGCTGCCCCGCGGAACCGTCGGTCAGGTGTGGCACGAACGCACGCACACCTCGCCGGCGCATGCTTGGCTGCGCGGCGTGATCGCCCATCTGGCGCGCGACATCTAG